The following are encoded in a window of Corynebacterium argentoratense DSM 44202 genomic DNA:
- the mshD gene encoding mycothiol synthase, with translation MMPEALSPDVFSSGDATVPVEQIHEVLRRVELTDGVASFSEQFVRELDERRGNATVYVLSTQGRVIAAAVVMEDGNTEVVLDPQFSDDAATLTEALIAPHSGGLKLWAHGDIGPVRALAQEKGLEPSRTLLVMSLPGAAAVELPSPEFPEGGYELLNLEQSVQRYGRDVIMKQWLDVNNQAFSWHPEQGGWDEQQLEQAMDTEWFNPDDVLMLWQDATLVGFHWLKRHSDHRAEVYVVGLADAARGKGLGTPLLTAGIAHMVGGDPMVETILYVEQDNKAAVKAYENLGFEVIERHVVYPYQSV, from the coding sequence ATGATGCCTGAAGCACTTTCACCCGATGTTTTTTCCAGCGGCGATGCGACTGTTCCGGTCGAGCAGATCCACGAGGTGCTGCGCAGAGTAGAGTTAACTGACGGTGTGGCATCGTTTAGTGAACAGTTTGTCCGCGAGCTCGATGAGCGCCGGGGCAACGCCACCGTGTACGTGTTGTCCACCCAGGGGCGTGTGATTGCTGCGGCCGTCGTCATGGAGGACGGGAACACTGAGGTTGTCCTCGATCCCCAATTTAGTGATGACGCCGCGACGCTCACCGAAGCGCTCATTGCACCGCATTCAGGTGGGTTGAAGCTGTGGGCCCACGGGGACATCGGCCCGGTGCGCGCCCTGGCCCAGGAAAAAGGGCTCGAGCCTTCACGAACGCTGCTGGTGATGTCCCTACCGGGGGCAGCCGCTGTGGAGCTTCCCTCACCCGAGTTTCCCGAGGGAGGATATGAGCTGCTGAACCTGGAACAATCCGTGCAACGCTACGGTCGCGACGTCATTATGAAACAGTGGTTGGATGTTAACAACCAGGCATTTTCTTGGCACCCAGAGCAAGGCGGCTGGGATGAGCAGCAGTTGGAACAAGCCATGGACACAGAGTGGTTCAACCCCGACGATGTGCTGATGCTGTGGCAAGACGCGACCTTGGTGGGCTTTCACTGGCTCAAGCGCCACAGTGATCATCGCGCGGAAGTCTATGTTGTGGGACTGGCTGATGCCGCCCGCGGTAAAGGTCTGGGCACGCCGCTGCTGACCGCAGGCATCGCGCACATGGTGGGCGGGGACCCCATGGTGGAGACAATCCTCTATGTGGAACAAGACAATAAAGCTGCCGTCAAGGCCTACGAAAACCTTGGGTTTGAGGTCATCGAAAGGCACGTCGTCTACCCGTATCAGAGCGTTTAG